In the genome of Planctomyces sp. SH-PL62, the window GACGCGACGCCGACGCGGGGAGGCGGACCAACGCCCGACCCGATCGACATGCGATCGAACATCAACTCGTCAAGGCAACCTCACGTCTTGTTCCGCACGCCTTCGGGGTCGATTCGGGCCGCGAAGCGAGCCCGAAGGCCATGATCCCGATCCACCGCAAATCCACGAACGACGATTCAGCGAGAAGCAAGCAAAAAGAGGACTTCAGGCGGAGAACCTCGAAAACGATTTCAATCGAGCCCAGGCAACGCATTCATTGACACAAAACATCATGCATGCGAACCCGCTTGACTGTCAACCCCTAATATAACGCATGCCTGCAACTAAGGAAGCCTAAATTCCTTTTCTGTCAGGAGGATTAAGTCGCTGACGCCCTTAACCGGTTCCGGTGTTGGAGAATAGGACGGCGAACCGGGGATTGGAGCGGAGAACTGGACGAGGGGCGGGGACCGCGTCAGGCGGTTTGGGGGGGGCGGGGCGGCACGCCGAGTTCGTCCAGGCGGCGGGCGAGGAGGCGTTCGATGGTCTCGGCGGTGCGTCGGTAGGTCAACTGGTCGGCGCCGATGGGGTCGGGGACGTCGCCCCCTTCGGAATCGAGGAGGGAGGAATGAGCCGCGGCGTCGGGCGCGGCGGCGAGGAGGGCCTCCAGATGGTCGGAGGTCATGGCGAAGAGGCGGTCGGCCTGCTGGAGGAGGTCGAGGCTGACGGGGCGGCTGCGGTGCTGGTCGAGCGTCCCCCCCATCGCGCGGAGGATCTCCACCGCGTGGGGGGCTGCGGGGGCGCCGTGGGACGCCGCGACGCCCGCCGAGACGACCAGGAAGCCTCGCGATTCCAGATCGCCGATGGCGCACCCCAGGCGGCGGGCCAGGAGCACCTTGCAGATCGCCTCGGCCATCGGGCTGCGGCAGGTGTTGCCGGTGCAGATGAAGCCGAGGACGATCCCCGAACGTCGGGTCAGGGTCCCCTCGTCGACGACCCCTTCCCGGGCGATCGACCAGCGATCCCCGTCGATGCGCACCACGGTGGCGACGCGGCCCAGGCGGCTCGGCCCGGAGTCGATCGCCATGTCGACGTCGGCCATCGCCCGCAGGGGTTCGGCGGTGGTGGCGGGGGAACCGTCGGGGTTGCGGACGAGACTCAGGACCAGGGGCGCCGGGCAGAACTGGAGGATCTGCCGCATCAGGAGGTTCTCCGGACAGCGGAGCGCCACCTCGCCCTCTGGGGAGATCATCGGCTTGACCGCCTCGGGGAGGCGTTCGAACAGGCCTTCGCGGCCGGACCGCGGGAAGACCAGCGAGACCGGGCCGGGCCAGCATCGGCGTGCGAGCCGGGCGCCGATCGCGGGAAGGTCCGGGACCCAGTCTCCCGCCTCGGACGCCCCCTTGAGCAACAGGGTCAGAGGCCGGGGCTCCGCATCACCCCGAAGCGCCCGGAGCCGGGCCACGCCGGGGGGGTTCAAGGCGCTGGCGGCGAGGCAATAGACCGTCTCGGACGCGAGCCCGACGACTCCCCCCTGGGCCAGACAGGCGACGGCCTGATGCACCACGTCACGGGCGTCGTCGCACTGCGACAGGTCGATCCACTGGGAAGGAGAAGGGCTGTCCGTCATGAAGTTCCGGGGGCGTCCCTGGCGAGGACGAGGAGGCGAAAGAAGGGTGAAACCTACGGCCGGGGGCGGGTCCCGATCAGAGCAGCAGCGTCAGGCCGCTGATATCCTGGATCTCGGCGTAGATCGAGCGAACTTGCTCGGCGTTCTGGACCGTAAGTTCGAGCGTCATGGCGATGTGACGCCCGCCTCGGGTGGCGCGGACCGAGTATTCCAGGTCCGAAGACGCGGCCAGGTGTTTGGTCACGGCCTCGGCCACCCGCTTCTCGAAATCATCCTCAGCCAGGCCGATCGCCTTGATCGTGTAGTTGCCGGGGAACAGGTGAGTCGATTCCAGGAGGTCCACCGAGGGACGATGATCCGGGCGACTGTCCATGGGGTCGGCTCCAGGAACAGTGGGAAACGGGTCGGGTCGGCTTCACGGCCGCCAAGGCATCATACGATCGAATCGCGGTCCGGGGAACCCGCCGGGGCGATTTTCGCCCCGCCCGGCCCGAGGACGAAGGGCTTCGAAAGACGAGCAGCCTCGACGCCGAGGGGCCCTCGGGGCGAGGCTGTCGTATGTGGGCTCCCGGAGGGAGAGCGGGGATCGGTCGCGCGGCGGACCGTGGAAGCGCGTCGACTTCCGGTCGTGGGCGCGGCGGGCCGGGATCCGGCTACGGCTTATTTCTTGCGGTGACGGATCTTGCTGCGCATCCGGCGCTTCTTGCGACCGACCTTCCGACGACCTTTGCCTCGACGACGACTGGCCATGCGTTCTCCTTGGGTTCCTGAAGCGGCGGGTACGGGGACGAGGGCGGAAGAGACTCGCCCTCAAGTCCATAATCCTATTTTATACCGCAGGACGCCCCGGCGCTCAAGCGGTTGTTCCAATCGACGCACGAGAGGTCGGCCAGCGCGAGCACGAGCGCCTGGGTCCCCTTGCGGCCCAGCCCCCGGGCGGCGACGGCCCGGTAGAGTTGCTCGACGAGCGCCAGGCCGGGGAGGGCGAGGCCCATCCGGCGTGACTCGGCCAGCGCGATCCCCATGTCCTTCAGGAAGTGCTCGACGAAGAACCCGGGCTCGAAGTCGCCGGCGAGCATCCGGGGGGCGAGGTTGCTCAGGCTCCAGGAGCCGGCCGCCCCGTTCGAGACGCTGCGGAGGACCGTCTCGGGGTCCAGGCCCGCCTTGCACGCGTAGAGCAGGGCTTCGCAGACGCCGACCATGTTGCCGGCGATCAGGACCTGGTTGGTCATCTTCGCGTGCTGGCCGGAGCCGGGGCCCCCATGAAAGACGATGGTCTTCCCCAGGACCTCGAACAGCGGCCGGACGGCCTCGGCGACCTCCTCGTCGCCGCCGATCATGATCGACAACCGGCCTTCGCGGGCGCCGACGTCGCCGCCGGAGACCGGCGCGTCGAGCGCATGAACGGCCTTCGCCCCCGCCTGCTCGGCGATCGCCGCGGCCAGGGCGGGCTCGCTCGTCGTCATATCCACCAGGACCGTCGCGGGCCTCGCGGTCGTCAGCGCCCCGTCGACTCCCAGGATCACCTCGCGGACGTCTTTCGGGTGGCCCACGATCGAGAAGACCACGTCCGACGCCGCGGCGACCTCGGCCGGCGAGCCGACCGCCTTCGCCCCCCGCGCGACCAGCGGCTCGGCCTTGGACCGGGTGCGGTTGAAGACGGTCGCCGAGTAGCCGGCGTCGATCAGCCGGCCGCACATCGAGGCCCCCATCACGCCGGTGCCGATCCAGCCGATCCGGGTCTTCCCGGGTTCGATTCGCAGGTCCATGATCGCGGTCCTCGGCGGCTCGGGGCGCCCCGGCCGACACGCATGGTCTTGAGCCTTCGGAGAGCCCGGCGATACAATCGGGCTTTGCCACGGGGCGATTATAGCCGGGCCGGGCCCTCGCGACAGCCCGTGGCGGCCCGTCCCGCCCCCTCCCCTCGGCGCGAACCCAAGGCATGATATGCGACCTTCCCTGATCTCGAACTATCTCGCCGGCAAGTCGACCGGCGACGTTTCTCCCGCGTTCCTCGCCTATCTGGCCAGCCTGGAGACCGTCGCGAGCGTCTCCCCGGAGATCGCCCGCGCGATCGTCCGGGAGCTGGCCGACCAGCGGAGCAACATCAAGCTGATCGCCAGCGAGAACTACTCGTCGCTCGCCACCCAGCTGGCGATGGGCAACCTGCTGACCGACAAGTACGCCGAGGGGATCCCGCATCGCCGCTTCTACGCCGGTTGCGACAACGTCGACACGGTGGAGGACCTGGCCAACGTCCGCGCCCGCGAGCTGTTCGGCGCCGAGCACGCCTACGCCCAGGCCCACAGCGGCGCCGACGCCAACCTGGTCGCCTTCTGGGCCATCCTCCGGGCCCGGGTCGAACTCCCCAAGATGGCCGAGGTCCTGGGCCTGGAGAACGCCGAGGCGCTGACCCCGGCCGACTGGACCAAGATGCCGATCGAGCAGTGGAATCAGGTCCGCCACGCCCTGGGCAATCAGCGCCTCCTGGGCATGGACCTGGCCTCGGGCGGGCACCTCTCCCACGGCTACCGCCTGAACGTCTCGGGCAAGATGTTCGAGTCCCACGGCTACACCGTCGACCGCGAGACCTTCCTGCTCGACTACGACGCCATCGAGGCCCAGGCCCTCGAGGTCAAGCCGCTGATCCTGCTGGCGGGCTTCAGCGCCTATCCCCGCAACATCAACTACCGTCGGATGCGCGAGATCGCCGACAAGGTGGGCGCGGTCCTGATGGTCGACATGGCCCACTTCTCGGGCCTGGTGGCGGGCAAGGTGCTGACCGGCGACGAGGACCCGCTGGCCTTCGCCGACGTGGTGACGACGACCACGCACAAGACCCTCCGCGGCCCCCGGGGCGGCCTGGTCCTGTGCAAGAAGGAGTTCGCCGAGCACGTCGACCGGGGCTGCCCGCTCGTGCTGGGGGGCCCCCTGCCCCACGTCATGGCGGCCAAGGCGGTCGCGTTCACCGAGGCCCTCCGCCCCGAGTTCCGCGCCTACGCCGCGAAGATCGTCGAGAACTCCCGGGCGCTGGCCGAGGCCTTCGTGAGCGTCGGCCTCAACGTCATCTCCGGCGGTACCGACAACCACCTCGTCGTGGTCGACGTCGCCTCCGCCCTGGGGGTCACCGGCCGCCAGGCCGAGGACGCCGTTCGGCGCTGCGGGATCACGCTCAATCGCAACCCGATCCCGTTCGACCCCAACGGCCCCTGGTACACCAGCGGCCTCCGGTTCGGCACCCCCGCCGTCACCACCCTGGGCATGGGTGCCCCCGAGATGCGCGAGATCGCCGAGGTCGTCCGCCTGGTGCTGACCAACATCGTCCCCGGCCAGAACAAGACCGGCGGCAAGGACAAGGCGAAGTACACCCTCGACGCGGCCGTCGAGAAGCAGGCGAGCGACCGCGTCGCCAGGCTCCTCGGCTCGTTCCCGGTCTACCCCGAGCTGGACCTCCGCTTCCTCCAGGCCCAGTTCGACGCCGGCTGAGTCGATCCCGACGCCGAGCCGAACCGAGCTGAGCCGAGACCAGAGAGAATCTCGCCCAATGTCCACCGAGACCCCCGGGCCGATCGCGGAGGTGACCGCCACGGCGCTCCGCGATCGGCTCGCCGGCGCCGGCCCGATCACGCTGCTGGACGTCCGCGAGCCGCACGAGCGCGCCTTCGCCGCCATCCCCGTCCAGGCCCCGACCGGCGACCTGTTCATCCCCATGAGAAAGGTCCCCGCCAGCCTCGACGCGATCCGCGAGGCGCTCGATCGGGGCCCGGTCGTCGTCTACTGCCATCACGGCGTCCGCTCGATGCGGGTCGCCGAATGGCTCGCCGAACGCGGCCTGAACGGCGTCGTCAACTTGCGAGGGGGCATCGACGCCTGGTCGATCGACGTCGCCCCCGAGATCCCCCGCTATTCCTGACGGCCGCCCACAGGCCGGATCGCGGGCCGACCGCCGGACGGCTCCCCTTTCACACCGACGGAGGAACGCCATGACGCCCACCCCGCGAAGGCCCCTGCAGGCGACGGCCCTCGTTTTGACCCTCGCCCTCGGGGGATGGCTCGCGGCCCCGGACGCCCTGGCGCAAGACCGAGGAGCCGCCGAGCCCGCCGGTACGTTCCGCAACCCCCTCAAGCTCCAGGGGGCCGACCCCTGGCTGATGTTCTACGACGGCTGGTACCACCTGGCGACGACCACCGGCCGCGACGTGCGGCTCCGCAGGGCGCGACGGCTCGGGGACCTCAAGACGGCCCCCGATCAGGTCGTCTGGAAAGAGGACGACGCAAGCCGCAACCGCGACCTCTGGGCCCCGGAATTCCACCGCCTGGAATCCGGCGCCGGCCCGCGCTGGTATCTCTACTTCACCGCCGGCGACGGCCGCGAGCCGAGCCATCGCATGTACGTGGCCGAGTCGTCGGGCGACGACCCGATGGGGCCGTACACGTTCAAGGCCAAGCTCCAGACCGACCCCAGGGACGCCCACTACGCCATCGACGGCACCGTCCTGCAAAAGCCGGACGGGTCGAGCTACTTCATCTGGTGCGGCCGTCCCAGCCCGACCGGCCAGGGGCTTTACATCAGCCGGATGACCAACCCCTGGACGCTGACCGGCCCCCGCGTCTACCTGGACGTCGACGGCCTGGACTGCGACGTCGTCCGCGAAGGCCCCGTCGCGCTCCGTCGCGGCGACCAGGGCCGGATCTTCCTGATCTACTCCACCTGCCCGGCCGACACCCCCGACTACAAGCTCGGGATGGTCTCGATGGCCCCCGACGCCGACCCGATGAAGAGCAAGTCGTGGGAGCAGACCCTGCGTCCGGTCTTCCAGCGCGACGACGCCGCCGGGGTCTACGGGCCGGGCCACAACTCGTTCTTCAAGTCTCCCGACGGGCTTGAGGACTGGATCGCCTACCACGCCAAGTCGGGCACGGCCGTGAGCTACGCCGACCGTTCCACCCGCGCCCAGAAGTTCACCTGGAACGCGGACGGGACGCCGAACTTCGGCAAGCCGCTCTCGACCGACCTCGACGTGCCCGCCCCTTCCGGCGAGCCGGCGAGCGGCGACGACGCGGGCCTTGAGAGGCCGACGCAGTAGTCGCGCCGACAGGACCGCCGAGGCCGTCGCTCACCGCGGCCGCCGCCCCCCCTCGGTCGGCGGCCGTCTCCGGTCGGAAGTCTCGCCGGCGCACACCGATCCTTCCTCACGCATGGATTAATGTTTATTCGCAACGTGGTTCCCTCCGCCGCCGTCCCTATGATCTAATTTCCTCGAAGATGGACCGGCGGAATCCCTCGACCTTTGAGAGAGAGCATGAACGTCAAGACCTGGACGAGGCTGAAGGCCAAGCAGCTGCGACGCCTCCCCATGGAGCTGGCGATCCGCGGCCTTGCCCGATGGGAGCCGCTCGACGACCCCGCGGACGGCTATACGATCGTCATCGCCTGCATGAACCGGCTGGCCCCGATGGCGGTCGCCAACCTCCAGATTCTGTCCCGCCAGGACCGGGAGCACCTCCACGAATTGATCCTCGTCTTCGACGGCCCGGTCGACCAGGTCCCCCAGATCGTCCGGGACGCCGTGGCGGCGCATCCCGACCGGGATCGGATCCGCATCCTCGGGTATGATGCGAAGCAGGCCCGCGTGGCGAAGCGGATCAACTGGGGCTGGGTCTACTCCTGGCTCTCCTGGAGCCTCGCGATCGCGCAGGCCCGGACCCGCGCCGTGATCATCCACGACCTCGACGCCCTGCCGGTCCGGCGCGACTTCTTCGAGCACCTCTACCTCACCTGGCTGGATACCGGCTCCTACTTCTGCAGCGGCCGCCACTACAAGGGCAACGGCGTCACGCGGGAGATGGAGTTGCACACGACGTTCGAGCTCATCCTGGACGCCGTCCACCTGCGTTCCCGCTTCAAGCCCTTCGACGCCTTCAACAAGCTTCGGATGATCGACGGACGGATCGTGGACTTCGACACCCTGCTTTACGTCCAGTATCAGACGCCCGAGCGTGCGCTCCGGCCGATCAACGAGATCGATCTCATGCATCCGTCGCAGGTGATCTGCCAGCACTCCGAGCTGGTGGCGGGGCGGACGGACTTCCAGGGCCGCACGCACTTCCTCGTGGTCGTTCCGTATTACTTCTACCTCGGGAACGAGCCGGAGCCCTTGCGCAAGATGACTGCGGAGCTTCAGGACCCGAACGCCCGTTCGGTGGACCTCGGCGGCAAAACCCTGTGCATAGACGGCGTCACGCCGGCCCACTGGGCCTGGATGGAGAAGCAGATCCGGCGGCTCGAACAGGGGCTCTTCGGCTCCACCCGTCCCGAAATCGCCGCGTTCCTCGCCCCCATGGCCCGGCGGGCCGCCGACGCCCGGAGCGTGGGCCGCGAGATCGGCGAGCACGCCGTCCAGGATCGGTAGGCCGCCGGGCCGTCTCACCGCTCCCTCGGCGGTTCAAGGAGTCTCGAGGACGGCCAGGTCCTCGGGCTCCAGGCTCAGCTCGGCGACGCCTTCCCGCCACGAGACGGCGCCGCCGCGGGCCAGGTCGCGGCCCTCGCCCGACTTCGGCGCGTCGAGCCGGATCGTGACCGTCCGGCGCTCGTTGGAGTCGTTGAAGACGGTCAGGTGACGGTCGCCGAAACGCTCGACGTACACCTTCTCATCGCTCGACCGCGCCTGAGTGACCGGCTCCCAGCCGGCCTCGGCGACGAGCCGGGCGATCGGCACGTACTTGCGGAACAGCGGCCGGTCGCGCTCGTAGAGTTCCGGCCGCGTGAAGTAGGCCCCGTCCGCCGCGTTGTGGCTGAAGAAGCCGGGGAACATGCCGTAGGCGACGGCCCGTTTCATGTACTTCTCGACCTTGTCC includes:
- a CDS encoding Sua5/YciO/YrdC/YwlC family protein; translation: MTDSPSPSQWIDLSQCDDARDVVHQAVACLAQGGVVGLASETVYCLAASALNPPGVARLRALRGDAEPRPLTLLLKGASEAGDWVPDLPAIGARLARRCWPGPVSLVFPRSGREGLFERLPEAVKPMISPEGEVALRCPENLLMRQILQFCPAPLVLSLVRNPDGSPATTAEPLRAMADVDMAIDSGPSRLGRVATVVRIDGDRWSIAREGVVDEGTLTRRSGIVLGFICTGNTCRSPMAEAICKVLLARRLGCAIGDLESRGFLVVSAGVAASHGAPAAPHAVEILRAMGGTLDQHRSRPVSLDLLQQADRLFAMTSDHLEALLAAAPDAAAHSSLLDSEGGDVPDPIGADQLTYRRTAETIERLLARRLDELGVPPRPPQTA
- a CDS encoding YbeD family protein, with the protein product MDSRPDHRPSVDLLESTHLFPGNYTIKAIGLAEDDFEKRVAEAVTKHLAASSDLEYSVRATRGGRHIAMTLELTVQNAEQVRSIYAEIQDISGLTLLL
- a CDS encoding NAD(P)-dependent oxidoreductase: MDLRIEPGKTRIGWIGTGVMGASMCGRLIDAGYSATVFNRTRSKAEPLVARGAKAVGSPAEVAAASDVVFSIVGHPKDVREVILGVDGALTTARPATVLVDMTTSEPALAAAIAEQAGAKAVHALDAPVSGGDVGAREGRLSIMIGGDEEVAEAVRPLFEVLGKTIVFHGGPGSGQHAKMTNQVLIAGNMVGVCEALLYACKAGLDPETVLRSVSNGAAGSWSLSNLAPRMLAGDFEPGFFVEHFLKDMGIALAESRRMGLALPGLALVEQLYRAVAARGLGRKGTQALVLALADLSCVDWNNRLSAGASCGIK
- a CDS encoding glycine hydroxymethyltransferase — protein: MRPSLISNYLAGKSTGDVSPAFLAYLASLETVASVSPEIARAIVRELADQRSNIKLIASENYSSLATQLAMGNLLTDKYAEGIPHRRFYAGCDNVDTVEDLANVRARELFGAEHAYAQAHSGADANLVAFWAILRARVELPKMAEVLGLENAEALTPADWTKMPIEQWNQVRHALGNQRLLGMDLASGGHLSHGYRLNVSGKMFESHGYTVDRETFLLDYDAIEAQALEVKPLILLAGFSAYPRNINYRRMREIADKVGAVLMVDMAHFSGLVAGKVLTGDEDPLAFADVVTTTTHKTLRGPRGGLVLCKKEFAEHVDRGCPLVLGGPLPHVMAAKAVAFTEALRPEFRAYAAKIVENSRALAEAFVSVGLNVISGGTDNHLVVVDVASALGVTGRQAEDAVRRCGITLNRNPIPFDPNGPWYTSGLRFGTPAVTTLGMGAPEMREIAEVVRLVLTNIVPGQNKTGGKDKAKYTLDAAVEKQASDRVARLLGSFPVYPELDLRFLQAQFDAG
- a CDS encoding rhodanese-like domain-containing protein — encoded protein: MSTETPGPIAEVTATALRDRLAGAGPITLLDVREPHERAFAAIPVQAPTGDLFIPMRKVPASLDAIREALDRGPVVVYCHHGVRSMRVAEWLAERGLNGVVNLRGGIDAWSIDVAPEIPRYS
- a CDS encoding family 43 glycosylhydrolase; this translates as MTPTPRRPLQATALVLTLALGGWLAAPDALAQDRGAAEPAGTFRNPLKLQGADPWLMFYDGWYHLATTTGRDVRLRRARRLGDLKTAPDQVVWKEDDASRNRDLWAPEFHRLESGAGPRWYLYFTAGDGREPSHRMYVAESSGDDPMGPYTFKAKLQTDPRDAHYAIDGTVLQKPDGSSYFIWCGRPSPTGQGLYISRMTNPWTLTGPRVYLDVDGLDCDVVREGPVALRRGDQGRIFLIYSTCPADTPDYKLGMVSMAPDADPMKSKSWEQTLRPVFQRDDAAGVYGPGHNSFFKSPDGLEDWIAYHAKSGTAVSYADRSTRAQKFTWNADGTPNFGKPLSTDLDVPAPSGEPASGDDAGLERPTQ